One Rosa chinensis cultivar Old Blush chromosome 5, RchiOBHm-V2, whole genome shotgun sequence genomic region harbors:
- the LOC112165996 gene encoding acetolactate synthase small subunit 1, chloroplastic: MAASLSSPPPCSTPLITQKPCFRLDLGRGFLKSFDLGHQRPPKLRSLESSKELVVSASSNNAVSVTDPAPSLTRSKVKRHTISVFVGDESGIINRIAGVFARRGYNIESLAVGLNKDRALFTIVVSGTENVLRQVVEQLNKLVNVIKVEDISREPQVERELMLIKLNADPSNRAEIIWLVDIFRAKIVDISEHSLTIEVTGDPGKMVAVQRNLSKFGIQELARTGKIALRREKMGETAPFWRFSAASYPDLERTMSDDEVAVKPNHSANGAASIASQGDVYPVEPYDDFPSNQVLDAHWGVLYDEDSSGVQSHTLCMLVNDVPGVLNIVTGVISRRGYNIQSLAVGPSEKEGLSRITTVVPGTDDSITKLVQQLRKLIDLHEVRDITHLPFAERELMLIKIAVNTTARRDVLDIAGIFRAKAVDVSDHTITLELTGDLNKMVALQKLLEPYGLCEIARTGRVALERGSGVDSTSLRGYPLPL; this comes from the exons ATGGCGGCTTCTTTGTCATCACCACCACCGTGCTCAACTCCACTGATTACCCAGAAACCATGTTTCAGACTCGATTTGGGACGTGGGTTCTTGAAAAGTTTCGACCTTGGCCATCAGAGGCCACCAAAGTTGAGGTCTTTGGAGTCGTCTAAGGAGCTGGTGGTCTCTGCTAGCAGCAACAATGCTGTGTCTGTCACCGACCCTGCGCCTTCATTGACTCGCTCTAA GGTGAAACGCCATACGATTTCAGTGTTCGTTGGTGATGAGAGTGGAATTATAAACCGAATAGCAGGGGTTTTTGCCAGGAGGGGTTACAATATAGAGTCCCTTGCTGTTGGCTTGAACAAGGACAGGGCTCTCTTTACCATAGTTGTCTCAGGCACTGAAAATGTTTTGCGGCAAGTTGTTGAACAGCTCAACAAGTTGGTGAATGTGATAAAG GTTGAAGATATCTCAAGGGAGCCACAAGTAGAACGTGAATTGATGCTTATCAAACTTAATGCAGATCCAAGCAACCGTGCAgag ATCATATGGTTAGTGGACATCTTCAGAGCGAAAATTGTGGACATCTCTGAACATTCACTGACAATTGAG GTTACTGGTGACCCTGGCAAAATGGTTGCTGTTCAAAGAAACTTGAGCAAATTTGGAATCCAAGAACTTGCAAGAACTGGAAAG ATTGCTCTGAGACGAGAAAAGATGGGTGAGACAGCTCCTTTTTGGAGATTTTCTGCAGCTTCTTATCCTGATCTTGAAAGGACAATGTCTGATGATGAAGTTGCAGTGAAACCAAATCATTCAGCCAATGGTGCTGCTAGTATTGCCTCACAG GGTGATGTTTATCCTGTGGAGCCTTATGATGACTTTCCTTCAAATCAAGTACTAGATGCTCATTGGGGTGTTCTCTATGATGAAGAT TCAAGTGGGGTTCAATCACACACTTTGTGTATGCTTGTGAATGATGTACCTGGAGTCCTGAACATAGTTACAGGAGTCATATCTCGAAGAGGTTATAACATTCAG AGTCTAGCTGTGGGGCCTTCTGAGAAGGAAGGGCTTTCTCGCATTACAACTGTTGTTCCTGGTACTGATGACTCAATTACCAAGCTGGTCCAGCAACTTCGCAAGTTAATAGATCTTCATGAG GTTCGGGATATTACACACTTACCATTTGCTGAGCGAGAGTTGATGTTAATAAAGATTGCTGTAAACACTACTGCTAGAAGGGATGTTCTCGATATTGCTGGCATTTTCCGTGCTAAAGCCGTTGATGTTTCTGATCACACCATTACTCTTGAG CTTACTGGCGATTTGAATAAAATGGTTGCACTGCAGAAGTTACTAGAGCCCTATGGGCTTTGCGAG ATTGCACGGACTGGGAGAGTGGCATTGGAGCGGGGCTCTGGTGTGGATTCCACTTCTCTCCGTGGCTATCCCCTTCCATTATAA